A genome region from Pseudoalteromonas tetraodonis includes the following:
- a CDS encoding MFS transporter: protein MKKLTKEQIYKRLNNEEDARACKAIDDNACQEVPGNFITLLLSQLFSKFADALLNPKITLPWLMQSLNVPASFIAWLVPIRESGSLLPQLAIAGFIRQLPIRKWVWVIGAIVQSLCILAMVGVAFTLEGKLAGYAIIGLLILFSLARGFNSVAAKDVLGKVIPKQQRGNISGLAASIAGFATLTFGLLMWFFSQQKDQNTVIIALALGAIMWVIAAFFYSQINEYKGATDGGENGLLHAFSKLKLLYKDKQFAHFVVTRALLLCSALSAPFYIVLASKQSFEFSLLATFIAVSGFASLVSAPIWGRLSDLSSQRVLVLSAILVTFNGLAVFVIATWYSALLLNWWVMPILYFLLSVAHQGVRLGRKTYLVDMAEGNKRTDYVSVSNTVIGVLLLLLGSIGLLEAFLSTAELILLYSTLGFLGAISAFFLPQTE from the coding sequence GTGAAAAAACTAACAAAAGAGCAAATTTATAAACGCTTAAATAACGAAGAAGATGCTCGCGCGTGTAAGGCCATTGACGATAACGCATGCCAAGAAGTCCCCGGTAATTTTATTACTTTACTGCTAAGCCAACTGTTTAGTAAGTTTGCTGATGCGCTACTCAATCCCAAAATAACGCTGCCGTGGTTAATGCAAAGCTTAAACGTGCCAGCGAGTTTTATTGCTTGGCTAGTACCTATTAGAGAGTCGGGTTCACTGCTGCCACAGTTAGCTATTGCTGGCTTTATCCGCCAATTGCCTATTCGTAAATGGGTGTGGGTTATTGGCGCTATTGTGCAGTCTTTATGTATTTTGGCTATGGTTGGTGTCGCGTTTACACTTGAGGGCAAGCTTGCGGGTTACGCCATTATTGGTTTATTAATTTTATTTAGCTTAGCTAGAGGGTTTAACTCGGTGGCCGCAAAAGATGTGCTTGGAAAAGTTATTCCTAAGCAACAGCGCGGTAATATTAGTGGCTTAGCTGCCAGTATTGCCGGTTTTGCCACCTTAACGTTTGGCTTGCTCATGTGGTTTTTTTCACAACAAAAAGATCAAAACACCGTCATTATAGCCTTAGCACTCGGTGCAATAATGTGGGTGATCGCGGCTTTTTTTTACAGCCAAATAAATGAATATAAAGGGGCAACCGATGGCGGTGAAAATGGCTTGCTGCATGCGTTTTCTAAACTTAAGCTGCTTTATAAAGATAAACAATTTGCCCATTTTGTTGTTACCCGTGCGCTACTTTTATGCTCAGCTCTAAGTGCCCCTTTTTATATAGTTTTAGCCAGTAAACAGTCTTTTGAATTTTCTCTGCTTGCCACTTTTATTGCCGTTTCTGGCTTTGCTAGTTTAGTCTCGGCGCCTATTTGGGGCAGGCTCAGTGATTTATCTAGCCAGCGTGTTTTAGTGCTTAGCGCTATATTAGTCACATTTAATGGCTTAGCCGTATTTGTTATTGCCACTTGGTATAGCGCACTACTGCTAAATTGGTGGGTTATGCCTATATTGTATTTTTTACTCTCAGTTGCACACCAAGGCGTGCGTTTAGGGCGAAAAACTTACCTTGTTGATATGGCTGAGGGCAATAAACGCACCGATTATGTATCGGTAAGTAACACGGTAATTGGGGTGTTATTACTACTTCTGGGTAGTATAGGTTTACTCGAGGCTTTTTTATCAACCGCTGAGCTAATTTTACTTTACAGCACCCTTGGTTTTTTAGGTGCTATAAGTGCATTCTTTTTACCACAAACCGAATAA